The region AATTCCTTTTCGCTATTAAAAATTAAAATGGTTTCGTTTAAAAGAATATTATCTGAATTCTCATTAAAAAAAATAGGAGCCTCTTCTTCAAAATCCTTTGACTTGGCAATAAAATGTGAAGTAAATTCCAGCCTCTGCCTGAATCTTTCTTTGAATTCATCTCTCCGGAAATCATTAAAGGACATATAAATCACCGCCATAACAATACCAAAAAGCAATGAAAAGGCAATACTGAGATTGAGTGCTATCTTCCGTTTTAAAGACATTTTTATAGTGGACTTAAGTAATACCCGAAGCCGGAACGTGTATGAATAAGTTTAATTTTAAAATCTTTATCTATTTTCTTTCTTAAAAAATTGATATAAACTTCTACTGTATTGGTATTTGTATTAAAATTGTGTTCCCACACATGCTCTGTAATCTGTTGTTTGGAAACGGTTCTTCCCTGCGCTTCTGCAAGATAAACCAACAATTGAAATTCTTTCAGGGTAAGACTGATTTCATTCCCGCCACGATATACCTTTTGTTCAGTTTTATTGACAATTAAATCATCTATTCTGATAATATCTTGATCTGTTGTTTCAGAAGAAGACTTTCTTCTCAATAATGAATTGATGCGTAA is a window of Candidatus Chryseobacterium colombiense DNA encoding:
- a CDS encoding response regulator transcription factor; translation: MNILLLEDDLILSAELCKFLESNNFTCDKIYDGETFIRQIKNNTYDLYLLDINVPKINGLDVCQTIRSFDKNTPIIIISAYGDLSDKKDAFTRLADDYLVKPFQFEELLLRINSLLRRKSSSETTDQDIIRIDDLIVNKTEQKVYRGGNEISLTLKEFQLLVYLAEAQGRTVSKQQITEHVWEHNFNTNTNTVEVYINFLRKKIDKDFKIKLIHTRSGFGYYLSPL